From the genome of Dermacentor andersoni chromosome 3, qqDerAnde1_hic_scaffold, whole genome shotgun sequence:
agctctgcgaactgtggccgaaacgttggcatttgaaacatctgagcggattgggcacatacagcctaacacggagcttgatgtaccctgcctcgattgactcgggcaggacacttgatccgaaggtgattatcaagtgcttggtttggatttctttgccatctcgcctcatcttaattcttttcacattgattacattctgttcactgaagccctccaagagttcagcctcagtgagctccagcaagtcatcgtctgacacaacgccgcgggtggtgttcatagtaccgtgcggggttactgttagttggttatcccAAAATGACAcaagcttaggcagtttctcgtattatTTCTTattgcggagctccaggaggagatcaccgcttgccattctggtcgccttataaccggctccaaaaacatcagtcagagtctttgatacaaggaacggtgaaatagtgcgcactggtttaccgggtttttccgagtgaactatatggaaacgtgggaagttgtggacttggcgtccgcaAAACTGAAAaccttcatcggtgcgccctcttttctgagggcgatcagggagtggaggaaaggagctatccatagatatatgtgagatttcggcagtaacgccagccacccaccgtggagtcctacaaggggacgctgcagggcctgaaaaacagggcctgcaaacgccagctgtacgttaccactataaccaaatatgaaataacctaggttggctattcacacaaggttaacccttgctgcctggaaaattggaagtgagaagaagccaggagaagacaggaaaggtggaaagtgagagaaagacaaaggctggagggagagagagacaggaaaaggcaactaccgatttcccccgggtgggtcagtccgggggtgccgtctatgtgaagcagaggccaaaggggtgtgttgcctccgccggggggccttaaaggtccaaacacccagcatcagctcaacccccaggatccccttttccccagacacggctaagccgcgcacggctacacgcgggagggtccaaccctcgtgtgctcgggtacgtggtgttgcaacgcaccaaatgcctgctgacgcagacgcccctgcggggtcaaAACTACCTTAATGTCAATATTAGACTCTAGAATGCACCCCTTGCCTTGGTTTTCTTGTTTACAAGAACTAAAATTTGGGCGAGCTAGTATGATTtcacgcttaagaggaagctttagcttggactCAGCTCCAacgcggtctattcaaatacatgaaaaacgcaAAACCGTTTTTTTGAGAACCTCTAgacctattttaatgaaatttggtgcatttgATAGAGCAAGTTATTTAtactgactgttggaagcggaatttcgatttagggcttgaattgtGTTAAAAAGGTTTTCAAGAATTCGAatgtttgaaaagaaacagaaggccgaagtttacaaattaatatttctgcatcaagaacagatatcacggttttataaacggcatccactagatcattgaaagtggACAGATTTGATACGCcattttatatcttatgtgaaatTGTTACATTgtatacaagggttctgcaaacgtTGTAGTTCCAtattactacatttttttttagattcatgtgttacatatcaatttcgtccactttacatgtactattaggtgccattcacataattgtgatatcattattCATTGCtgggttacagagttgtaaactcgatagtTTCATATTCTGAAAAATATTGATTTTTGCcgcattttaataaaaaattgatttAAATTAAAAATTCAtaactaacagtcactagatcttaagtttttcttttaaatgcaacaaaccacgTCAAAttgggtgcagtggttgccgagaaaaatgaattctctttttacatgtgtttggacaggagcacccgagctaaaccttcctcttaaagCGGAAGAAAAGAGGACACAAGAAGGAAGACCAGATAGGACGAGCGCTACCTCAAACTAAAGTTTATTCTTATTCTCGGAAAAGCATGCCTATTTATCAGTCGACACAGATTAATAGCAAAGTACACCACTGCACAAGTGCATTCTGAACCTCCCAAAATGTTTAGGATAGTTGTAAGAGTTAATCATGACACAGCTATGCTAATAAAAAACACAAAAGCCAAAAGCCAGGAAACCTTAAGACTCGCAGAAACAAGCTCTGACTCGGGCCTTTATCATGTGGGCACCGATAGCGTTAGATTTGCAGTCAAAAACGACTTATCAAGATATACGTGGAACCATTACATGTGAAAGCCTCTACAACCTTCGTAGTTGTTTTATCTCGGTGCTGGAAAAGGTCTGATGTGCCTTGCAGGACAGGTTTGCATCCGCATTGTTGGCAGTGTCCGGCAAGATGTGAACATGGTGAGGGAGCTGTGGGGTGCTTCGTTGTTCAGGTAACTGCCTGTCTGCCCAAGGCATTTTCGTCCCCATGAAATAGGAATGGGGTTCACATGTGTTATGGCGAGAGAGAAGACAAGCTTCACCTTTTCTGTTAACATTGAACAGCTTTAGGAGCCTGCCATGGTGAACAAGCTGATCCATATAATAAAGAGAATAGCTTCATTAATGCTCACATGCGGGTGACATCCTCTGGGTAGAAGATGCGACGTACATCGCCCCTGGCCGTCCTGTAGAAGCTGGGCTCCTCCAATGGTGGGAAGGCACGATACACATCAAGCCAGAGCGGTTGCTCTGAAGGCTGCATGCCACCAGCCTTCAACAGGCCCTCCACCCTGCAGCAAAAGCACTCACTGTTGCGACTCAAAGGTACGTCATTCTCAGCACTTCACGAAGAATGCCTCTACTGAAATGGCCTTTAACTTTTGCCAACTTTTCATTAATACATAAGCATTCTATTTAAAGGACCCCGCATCAGATTTAGAaatatttaaagggcccctcactaggtctggccattttgagctgacaagcgcagagcataatTCATGCCAACAAtagtgtttgcaaagaattacatcgttATGCGCCgtggaaaggcctgaaatttccaTCCGAACGCCATTTCCCTCTTCACTTGCGGCGAATCCACCCGGAGAGGGACGGTGACGTCGTCGGGCTCCTGTGTCTACGTAATCGTGTTCACAgtgcgacttcgagaattattcaaggcaacatctgttatttgtgtgatctgttgcatgaattgacgaattgaggtttagagaaataataaaacacacaaacggaatgtctgcgtgttttttttgttttacttcgcaccgaagcaagagtgatgtacttccgtttcgtctgcttgttcccacggtcgtgcagtcacgtgcgcaggtatcGAAAATGTGCCATTTTTTACTGTGTTCCAGcatgtgatcatgctctgcgatccgcttgttcagcctcagtattcatgtagcactgaattataccactagtcatgtgtccttgtgcacagcgtgcaaaatcgtgcgctgcgcgaaacgataacagctcgcaTGAAACGCCACCAACAGATAAACCAGCGGAAGTGCacatcgccgaaaaaaaaaaagaaagcgaagagaaaaaaaaaagtgaaggcggggcctgagacgtatgtgtcacgcgatcctcgaggtccggcatgggatAATGCAGGGAtgaaattttgcttgcggaggctagacggggtgagtggagagggagtcccgctatgcagtggagcctgcctgctgaaatcatgagttcgtagcactgaaatatttctatctcggctattaatgagccgatttgaaaattttttcgGCAGAaagctccctagaggacatgtaacaacttccagcgtataaccaaaatttgctatggggcctggtgaggggccctttaacaaacAAGCGTAGCATATACACGAAATGCCAGCCATAGTGTCAGCAAAGCACTGCAGCACTAAGCGACACAATAACAGCTGacatttcaaaccaaatgccgtGCTCCTTCAATATTGAGGCAGCCTGCTCCCAGTCACATGCTTCTTCCCGGTGCGTGATTCGTCACAAACCATGACTAATAAACCAGTGCAGAAGGCATAATGCCGCAAGGGAAGAGGTAGGGCTCTATGCTGTAGTGCGTCTCTCTGCTCCAGTATaggagaaggcagggaagaaGCACTGCTTGGAAACACTACTAGAGAAGAGAGAGAATGTATCCAATGTCAGTGACGCTCACCAGCTAGAGGCATGATATTAGGACAGCTAATTTTTTCTATCTCCTCCAATAAGGAaccaacttgaaaaattatttcagcaAAACACTTAAGACGGCTTTATGTGGCTTCGAGTGTAGTATGTATCACCAAAAATTTTTAATGGGGCCTTTACAGTGTACTACAACAGTATTGAAAATATCACTGGCTGCTCAATCAAGTTGAAGATGAAAATGTGGACTcccgtggatttttttttctgcacctagCAGGTATGACTGAGCAAAATTGTACAATAAAAGAACCACAACTCCTAGAAAATCTTATCTGTGCAGCCATGTTTCAGGCCATTCAAGACAAACCCTACCTTCCATGACCAGGCATCTCAGAAATACAAATAATAAGCACTGCCAGATTTTCCTATAGCCGTAACAAAATCAACAAAGCCAGAATCTCACTGTGGCGCAGCATCAAAGCTCTAATTAAAAATTGCTACTCTGCGTTCTCTAACCAGGGGCTAGTCAAAGTAGGCTGCGTCTTCGTGTTGGTGATTCATGTCTTTAGTGCAACAAAATTTGATGACGACTGGCATTGCCATTTGCTCTTCTTGGCTTTGGATCTACTGTGGCAGGCTGTGTAGTAATACAATTAACGCAGCCAAAGAGAAAACAAATACTTGGAAATTATCTCCAAATTCCATAATTAACTCAACTTTCGTTGCTGATCTTGTCCTACCTTCCTTCAAAATATAAACTCATTGGAACAATCTCTTCTCCCAagacaaatgaaaaaaattgaaCATAATGACTGTAGATAGCCTTTCAGCACTCGCCTAAGTAATTACATGCAAAGCCCATAATTAGCTGACACGCTTGCCTGCACATCACTTTTCCCCTCAGCATAAAAACTCTGTGCCACCGGCAGAGCATCAAACTGGAATTGAAccgaaaactgaaaaaagaaaagtaatttttgatcgaaccggaactgaactggaacattacaatttttttttcactccggaGCGAGACCAAAAGGAAAAATTAACTGTTTTTGGTTCAAGACGGGCACCTTTTCTGGAGCTTTTTATCTATGTATTGCCTGTGCCTGTGGCTCAACTATGCTACCTCATTTGTAGATAGCCACCCCCTACCCACGATTTTAAAAGTCGCAGCCCCGCTAGTACGGTTATCAGAGTATTGCGTCAGGGGGCACACTTAGTGTTAATGCGACAATATTTGCATTGTGCCTGGAGTGTGGACTCGCCAGACTGTG
Proteins encoded in this window:
- the mRpS23 gene encoding small ribosomal subunit protein mS23; the encoded protein is MAGSRIYKLGSIFTRVEGLLKAGGMQPSEQPLWLDVYRAFPPLEEPSFYRTARGDVRRIFYPEDVTRMQFYRQHAKTTVDLQDTRNLSPCQWFLKEQSQLDKNK